AAAAAATTTTATTGGTCCAGGAATAGATGTTCCTGCTCCTGATTATGGAACTGGAGAAAGAGAAATGAGTTGGATTTTTGATACATTTTTATCTATTCGTCCTGGAGATGTAGATGCATTAGCCTGTGTAACAGGAAAACCTGTATCTCAAGGAGGAGTTAGAGGTAGAAAAGAAGCAACCGGATTAGGTGTTTTTTATGGGATTAGAGAATTATGTAGTATGAAAGAAGATATGTTATCTGTAGGTCTTGATGTTGGATTGGTTGGAAAAAAAATTATAATACAAGGTCTAGGAAACGTTGGTTATCATGCTGCTACTTTTTTTCATGAAGCGGGAGCAATTATTGTAGCTTTAGCAGAAAGAGAAGGGGCCATTTACAATCAAAATGGATTGAATGTTTCCAAAGTTATTCTACATTTGAAAAATACTGGATCTATATTAAATTTTTCAGAAGCAAAAAATATTGAAAATACAGAAAATGCTTTAGAATTAGAATGTGATATTTTAATCCCTGCAGCATTAGAAAATGTAATCCATAAAAATAATGCAAATCGTATTAAAGCTAAAATTATTGGAGAAGCAGCAAATGGACCTATTACTCCAGAAGCGGATGAAATATTGGAAAAAAAAGGAATCATTATAGTTCCTGACATATATTTAAATGCAGGAGGAGTAACTGTTTCCTATTTTGAATGGCTAAAAAATTTAAGCCACGTACGTTATGGACGTATGGAAAAAAGATTTAGCGAAAATATGAATGCTGAATTACTACAAGTAATTGAAACTGTTTGCCAAAAAAAAATTTCAACAAAAGAAAAAAAAATTATATTGAGAGGACCAAGAGAAATAGACTTAGTACGCAGTGGTTTAGAAGATACAATGATTAGTGGTTTCCATAAGATTCGTGATCTCAAAAAATCATCAAAAATAGGAAACATGCGGACTGCAGCATTTGTACTTGCTATAAATAAAATTGTAGATTCTTATGAAAAGTTAGGAATTTTTCCATAATATCCTTTTTCGGATTTCTGAAAAAAAATGCTAAAAAATATATTTTTGAATAAATATCTTTTTCATGAAGTACAAAAGATCATTATTGAAATTAAGCGGAGAAGCTTTAATGGGAAACAACGAATTTGGACTTCATTCTACTCGTCTTCAACAATATGCTGAAGAAGTCAAAAAAGTAGTAGAGATGGGAGCTCAAATAGCTATAGTAATTGGAGGAGGGAATATATTTAGAGGATTTTCTAGAATAAAGGAAAAGACTATAAATCGTATAGAAGGAGATTACATGGGAATGTTGGCCACCGTTATCAACGGGATAGCTTTCCAATCGTATTTAGAAAATGTAGGAATATGTGCTTACATTCAAACAGCTATTAGAATGGATCAAATAGCAGAACCTTTTGGGAAAGATAGAGCTATTCATCATCTTGAAAAAGGAAGAGTAGTAATATTTGTAGCAGGATTAGGAAATCCTTATTTTACTACAGATACAGCTGCTGTTCTACGTGCCATAGAAATCAAAGCTGATGTATTATTAAAAGGAACTAGAGTGGATGGGATTTATACCACAGATCCGGAAAAAGATAAATATGCTAAAAAACTTAAAAATATATCCTTTGATATGGTCTATCAAATGGGGATCAAAGTGATGGATCAAACTGCTTTTATTTTGGGAAATGAAAACAATTTACCAATTATTATTTTTGATATCAACAGAAAAGGAAATTTTCAAAAAGTAATTTCTGGAGAAAAAATAGGGACTCTAGTTTCCAAAAAAAAATAAAAATTATGGATGAATTAAACGATATTTTTTTTTCTTGTAAAAAAGACATGGAAAAAATTTTGAAACAACTAAAAGAAGAAATTCATCGTATTCGATTAGGTAGCAAGTCAGTAGCGTCTATTTTGGAAAAAATAAAAATCAAGTGTTATGGAAGCACTTTTCTACTTATAGAAGTAGCAAATATTACTATTGTAGACAACATGAATATTACTATTCATCCTTGGGATCGTTCTACTCTTACATATATTGATAAAGCTATCATAGATGCTAATCTAGGTTTTATGCCAACTAATAAAGGAGAATCCATTCATATACATTTACCCATTATTACAGAAGAAGGAAGAAAAAATTTGATGAAAAAAATCAAATTACAAACAGAACACGCTAAAATACTCATAAGGAATGTAAGAAAAAAAAATAATCAACATATAAGAAAATTAAAAACATCTGAAGATTTTTCTAAAGCAGGAGAAAACCGCATACAAAAAATAACAAGTAAATATATACAAGAAATAGAAGATTTATTCCTTTATAAAGAAAAAGAAATACTGAGAATATAAGAATATAATGATAAAAAAATATTCAATTAAAGAATTATTAGATAAAGTAAATTTTTTTCTAAATAAAAAAGTATTGGTTGAAGGATGGATTCGTTCTTTTCGTTATTCTATTTTTATCACTTTAAATGATGGATCTACAATTAGGAATCTGCAAATTATTTTATCCAAAAAATTGAGAAAGGAAATTATAAAAAAAATAACAATTGGAACTTCAATTCAAGTTATAGGAATTGTAACAGAAAGTATAGGAGAGAAACAATGTATAGAACTGCGGTCTTTAGAGATTAACATATATGGATCTGTCCTTTCGTCTACTCTTCAAAAATCTATTTTGCAACCTAAAAAACATAGTTTTGAAAAACTTCGTCAACAGGCTCATTTACGTTTTCGAACAAATATTTTCAGTTGTATCATGCGAATACGTCATCATATGGCTTTTTGTATACATCAATATTTACATGAAAATGGATTTTTTTACCTTCATACTCCAATAATTACTACTTCAAATTGTGAAGGAAGTGGAAAAATGTTTCAAATTACTACTATGGATATGGATACTATGGATTTAAAAAAGAATCCAATAGATTATACAAAAGATTTTTTTAAATGTAAAACTTATTTAAGTGTATCTGGACAATTAGAAGCGGAAACGGCTGCTTTGGGATTAGGAAAAGTGTATACATTTGGACCTGTATTTCGTGCAGAAAATTCCAATACTTCACGACATTTATCCGAATTTTGGATGATAGAACCAGAAATTGCTTTTTATCATTTAGAAGAAAATATGAATCTTGCTGAAGATTTTTTAAAATTTATTATCAGATACATTCTTGATAAGAATATGGAAGATTTATCCTTTTTAAATGAACACTTAAAAAAATGGAAAAAAAAGGATAAAGAACACCTTTTAGAAAAATTAGAACTTGTATTAAAATTTCCATTTCAAAGAATCAGTTATACAGAAGCTATAAAAGTTCTTATCCAAGAAGAAAAAAAACAAAATATAAAATTTTTTCATCCAGTTGTTTGGGGAATGGATTTGCAATCGGAACATGAACAATATTTAGTCGATAAATATTTTAAAATTCCTGTTATTGTGTTTGATTATCCTTCTTGTATTAAAGCCTTTTATATGCGTGTAAATAATGATGGAAAAACAGTTAGAGCTATGGATATTTTATTTCCGAATATAGGAGAGATTATTGGTGGTTCTCAAAGAGAAGAACGTTATGAAATCTTATTAAAACGGATAAAAGATACAAATACGGATAAAAATAAACTTTGGTGGTATTTAGATACACGTCGTTTCGGTTCTGTTCCTCACAGTGGATTTGGGTTAGGGTTTGATCGTTTAGTTCAATTCATAACAGGAATGAATAATATTCGTGATGTTATTCCATTTCCAAGAACCCCAAATAATGCAGAGTTTTAAAACATATTTTCTTATGTTAAAACAGCAATTATCACAAAAAGGACAACACAAACTTTCTCCACTACAAATTAAACTCATGAAATTAGTTCAGCTATCTACTTTAGATTTTGAACAAAGAGTCAAACAAGAACTGGAAGAAAATCCGGCATTAGAAGAAGAGAATTCTTCTGATTTAGAAGAAGCATTTTCAGATTCAGAAATTTCTGAATCTGAAAATGAGATTGAAGATCAAAATCAATCTATAGATATTTCTGAAATCGATGAATATTTGAGTGATGATGAAATTGAAGATTTCAAAAATAATATCAATCATCAAAATTACGGTGTAGAAAAACATATTCCTATTATTTCTGGAATTTCTTTTCAAGAATATTTGAAAAATCAATTGCATACTTTTCGTTTGAATGAAGAAGATTTATTGATAGCAGATTTTATATTAGGAAATATAGATGATAACGGTTATATAAGAAGAAAGATCACTGCTATAGTAGATGATATTCTTTTAATACTTGGAATATCAGTCACTGCAGATAAAGTAGAACAACTAATTTTAAACTATATACAAAAATTAGATCCTGTAGGTGTAGGATCCAGAAACTTACAAGAATGTCTACTTATTCAATTGGAAAAAAAAAAAATGACTAAAGAGGTTATTCTAGCCAAAAAAATTATACAATATAATTTTGAATCTTTTGTCAAAAAACATTATCAAAAACTGCAAAAAAAGTTAGGAATCACAAAGAAAAATTTAAGAAAATCTATTTATCAAATAGAAAAATTAAATCCCAAACCAGGAAAAATTTATTCTGAAAATACCAAAAATTTAAATCATCTCATCCCAGATTTTACTATTTGTATTTCAGATAATAAGCTAGAGCTTTCTTTAAATCAAAGAAATATACCAGAACTAAAGATCTCATCTGTATATTTAGATATGTTGAAATCTTATAAATCTTCAAAAGAAAAAAATATGAATAAAAATGAGGATACCATTGTTTTTTTGAAACAAAAAATAGATTCAGCAAAATGGTTTGTAGATGCAATCAAAAAACGTCAAAATACGTTGATGTTAACAATGAATGCTATTATGGATTACCAAAAAGAATATTTTTTAACTGGAGATCCAATTAAAATAAAACCTATGATCTTAAAAAACATTTCACAAAAAATTGGTGTAGGAATTTCTACAGTTTCACGTGTAGCTAATAGCAAATACGTGAATACACCATACGGTACTTTTTTGATTAAAAGTTTTTTTTCTGAGAAAATGAAAAATAAAGAAGGAGAAGATATTTCCTCTATTGAAATCAAAAAACTTTTAGTAGAATCCATAGCTCAGGAAAATAAAAAAAAACCTCTTACCGATGAAAAATTATCTAAAATTCTCAAAAAAAAAGGCTATTTAGTAGCTAGAAGGACAGTTGCTAAATATAGAGATCAAATGCATATTCCTGTTGCAAGAATGCGAAAAAATTTATGATTTTTTTATAACCATCGTTTTCCAATTAGAAAATTCTTTTATAGATAAAGTCGATAGTTCTCTACCATATCCAGATTTTTTGACTCCTCCAAAAGGAAGACGAGCATCTGATTTCACAATATCATTAATAAATACCATCCCAGTATCTATTTTTTTGGATAATTTTTCAGCTTTTTCTAAATCTTTTGTCCAAATAGATGCTCCTAATCCGTAACATGTATTATTGACAATGTCAGGGATTTCTTCCTCTCTATAAAAAACAGAAACAATTCCTATTGGTCCAAAAATTTCTTCTTTTTTCACAAAAGAATTATCTTTTTCTATTCTCAATAAAGAAGGAGAAAAAAAATTACCATCTTTATTAATTTCTAAACAGATTTTTCCTCCATTTAATATGATATTCTTATATTGCTGATATAATTTTTCAGATAAATCAGAACGGGATATATAACCAATTTTCGTAGATTCATTATATAAATCTCCTCTCTGATACTCTTTCATTTCTTGGATAACAATATCTATAAAATCATTTACTATAGATTGATCTACAATAAATCTTTTTGCAGAAACACATGTTTGTCCTGTATTATTCAATCTGGATTCTGTAGCTAATTTAGCCGTATTTTTGAGATTTTCAACATCTTTCATGACTACAAAAGCATCATTTCCTCCTAACTCCAAAACAGATTTTTTTATATATTTTCCAGATAATGATCCTATTATGCTTCCAGATAAATAACTTCCTGTAAATGAGACTCCTTGTATAACTGTATTAGCTATAACTGATTCTATTTTGGGAATATCTATTAATAAAACTTGAAAAACTCCT
This sequence is a window from Blattabacterium cuenoti. Protein-coding genes within it:
- a CDS encoding Glu/Leu/Phe/Val family dehydrogenase; translated protein: MSKKNQNKTGTYSFFNCIEKNFDKAARFLSIEKGLLEQIKACNAVYRMHFPVKIGKEIKVIEAYRVQHSHHKLPCKGGIRYSIKVNQDEVMTLAALMTYKCAIVDVPFGGAKGGIKIDPQTISAENIEKITRRYTSELIKKNFIGPGIDVPAPDYGTGEREMSWIFDTFLSIRPGDVDALACVTGKPVSQGGVRGRKEATGLGVFYGIRELCSMKEDMLSVGLDVGLVGKKIIIQGLGNVGYHAATFFHEAGAIIVALAEREGAIYNQNGLNVSKVILHLKNTGSILNFSEAKNIENTENALELECDILIPAALENVIHKNNANRIKAKIIGEAANGPITPEADEILEKKGIIIVPDIYLNAGGVTVSYFEWLKNLSHVRYGRMEKRFSENMNAELLQVIETVCQKKISTKEKKIILRGPREIDLVRSGLEDTMISGFHKIRDLKKSSKIGNMRTAAFVLAINKIVDSYEKLGIFP
- the pyrH gene encoding UMP kinase, translated to MKYKRSLLKLSGEALMGNNEFGLHSTRLQQYAEEVKKVVEMGAQIAIVIGGGNIFRGFSRIKEKTINRIEGDYMGMLATVINGIAFQSYLENVGICAYIQTAIRMDQIAEPFGKDRAIHHLEKGRVVIFVAGLGNPYFTTDTAAVLRAIEIKADVLLKGTRVDGIYTTDPEKDKYAKKLKNISFDMVYQMGIKVMDQTAFILGNENNLPIIIFDINRKGNFQKVISGEKIGTLVSKKK
- a CDS encoding ribosome-recycling factor: MDELNDIFFSCKKDMEKILKQLKEEIHRIRLGSKSVASILEKIKIKCYGSTFLLIEVANITIVDNMNITIHPWDRSTLTYIDKAIIDANLGFMPTNKGESIHIHLPIITEEGRKNLMKKIKLQTEHAKILIRNVRKKNNQHIRKLKTSEDFSKAGENRIQKITSKYIQEIEDLFLYKEKEILRI
- the asnS gene encoding asparagine--tRNA ligase gives rise to the protein MIKKYSIKELLDKVNFFLNKKVLVEGWIRSFRYSIFITLNDGSTIRNLQIILSKKLRKEIIKKITIGTSIQVIGIVTESIGEKQCIELRSLEINIYGSVLSSTLQKSILQPKKHSFEKLRQQAHLRFRTNIFSCIMRIRHHMAFCIHQYLHENGFFYLHTPIITTSNCEGSGKMFQITTMDMDTMDLKKNPIDYTKDFFKCKTYLSVSGQLEAETAALGLGKVYTFGPVFRAENSNTSRHLSEFWMIEPEIAFYHLEENMNLAEDFLKFIIRYILDKNMEDLSFLNEHLKKWKKKDKEHLLEKLELVLKFPFQRISYTEAIKVLIQEEKKQNIKFFHPVVWGMDLQSEHEQYLVDKYFKIPVIVFDYPSCIKAFYMRVNNDGKTVRAMDILFPNIGEIIGGSQREERYEILLKRIKDTNTDKNKLWWYLDTRRFGSVPHSGFGLGFDRLVQFITGMNNIRDVIPFPRTPNNAEF
- the rpoN gene encoding RNA polymerase factor sigma-54; its protein translation is MLKQQLSQKGQHKLSPLQIKLMKLVQLSTLDFEQRVKQELEENPALEEENSSDLEEAFSDSEISESENEIEDQNQSIDISEIDEYLSDDEIEDFKNNINHQNYGVEKHIPIISGISFQEYLKNQLHTFRLNEEDLLIADFILGNIDDNGYIRRKITAIVDDILLILGISVTADKVEQLILNYIQKLDPVGVGSRNLQECLLIQLEKKKMTKEVILAKKIIQYNFESFVKKHYQKLQKKLGITKKNLRKSIYQIEKLNPKPGKIYSENTKNLNHLIPDFTICISDNKLELSLNQRNIPELKISSVYLDMLKSYKSSKEKNMNKNEDTIVFLKQKIDSAKWFVDAIKKRQNTLMLTMNAIMDYQKEYFLTGDPIKIKPMILKNISQKIGVGISTVSRVANSKYVNTPYGTFLIKSFFSEKMKNKEGEDISSIEIKKLLVESIAQENKKKPLTDEKLSKILKKKGYLVARRTVAKYRDQMHIPVARMRKNL
- a CDS encoding aldehyde dehydrogenase family protein, which encodes MFQTVNPVDNNILKTYYFLSEKDIRTKLSIAHHAYKKWKDYPFNFKIKCLTKLYSCMQETIDITSYLITQEMGKPITQSRLEINKSISLCKYYCQLKESIFFQKISTEYEKSYVRFESIGAILGIMPWNYPIWQTIRSSIPNLLLGNVILIKPALNTAECSMILEKIFIESGFPEGVFQVLLIDIPKIESVIANTVIQGVSFTGSYLSGSIIGSLSGKYIKKSVLELGGNDAFVVMKDVENLKNTAKLATESRLNNTGQTCVSAKRFIVDQSIVNDFIDIVIQEMKEYQRGDLYNESTKIGYISRSDLSEKLYQQYKNIILNGGKICLEINKDGNFFSPSLLRIEKDNSFVKKEEIFGPIGIVSVFYREEEIPDIVNNTCYGLGASIWTKDLEKAEKLSKKIDTGMVFINDIVKSDARLPFGGVKKSGYGRELSTLSIKEFSNWKTMVIKKS